Genomic DNA from Trichoderma asperellum chromosome 5, complete sequence:
GAACCAATGCCATTGCCTTCGCCGCCGAGCTGCAATGAGTATTTCGCCGACCACAGAGACAGCATTGGCAGTCTCGACACAGCAACCATAGCCCCTCACGAGACTGTCACTAACACTGTCGCCGTCAAAAACAGCAGTCACGGCAGCCACAGCAACAATGCCAAAAGCAATAACAACAGACCGAGCAAAGCAACGCCCAGCTcagcatcggcatcggcatcagtatcaacatcaacatcaacgcCAACGGCAGCTCCTCAACCACCCACCAATACTTCCCCCATGctgacaaggacaagaaagGCCTCTTCCCAAAACGTGGATGCTTCGAGCTCAGCAGCTCAACCTCGCGctaagaagcaaaagacggCTGCTTCGGCTCAGTCCATCACCGTCAAGCAAGAGCCCCAGGAACCTCAGCAACAGCGGCAACGTCAGTCCCCGCCACCGCCGAAACGAAAACCCTCGCGCAGAGGCTCAACggcaaagaaggaagatgttGCCCAACGCACCAAGAATCTGGAGCGGAATCGCATAGCCGCATCCAAGTGTcgccaaaagaagaaggaatggGTGGTCGAGCTGGAGGAGACCAAGACCAGCATGGAGCTACGCCACAACACTCTGCGCATGGAGTACTTCCAGCTGCTCGACGAAGTCACAAGCATAAAAAATCAGCTCATGGCCCATGCGACGTGCAATGATCCTAACATCAACTTCTGGATCGAGAAGGAAGCGCTCAAGTACGTTGAGAGATGCATGGACCCCGCTCAGGAGCGGCGTCCATCCATTGTTGCCAATGGTGAGCTTGCCCAACGATACCGAGGTAGATACTCTGAATAATGTCCAAACACCTTGTGCTGACCATAATCTACTATGCAGCCGCATCAGGATCTTGCACATTGCCTTCACCGGCAGAGTCTAATCGGTCTCAGCAGGAGTCACCACTACCCAAGCCCGAAGGCGGCATCAATCTTGACTATATGCCTGACGAGCTGCTAACTGGTGACTTTGtctgaggaagaagaagacaaaagaaaagaaaagaaaatttcaAAATAGGGCAGAGAGGAGCTGTGGCGAGAAGCTAGTTCGGCGTGGATTTCTATGGCGGAACTAATGGGACGGGATGCGCAAAGCATTTCAAGCTGAGGACAAGTAACAGCTCCGCGGCTGTATCGCACTGCTTTTCTTGACGAACAAGAACGGTTGGCAGTAATGGAAGGGGTGGCGACATGCCACGGTACAAAACATAAGCAAGGCGGAATGGGAATTAAGGAGCTGGGCGCTTACACACGTATTTACACTGGAATGGACTCCAATCTACAAAGTAGGTTGCAGTGACGGTTTGATAAATGTTAGCTTCTGCGGAGCAAGAAACctatatgtatatatttgaaaaaaaaaaaaaagtaaagaaaaaaagaaaaagaaacgcaCACACGGCTTGTGCCTTGGCTTTTATCCCGAAAGCGCAATGAAGAGTAGATAGGTGAGATACTATATGGTCTCAAAAACAGACGGATATTGAGGACTCGCCCTCATGTTGCAATTTTTAGTATTGGGAGTTGATATTTTATAGACAGATCTTTAGCCTAGGTATATCATGTCCTTGATAAAGttgggaaagaaaaaaaaaaagaacgagagagagggagagagagaaagagaaggtcTGTAAGTAAACATGAATGTTAAAGGTACGCACTTCTTCACGTTGGGCATTGTTTTGATTATTGAgatgtaattttttttttctttccctctcgTAAGTACATGCAATCCTTCCCTAGCCCATCTACCCACAACTACTACATTTTTTATACACATAACAAGAATATCGTACAGATTTCATGACTTctattttgattttttttctccttcctcCCCTGaattctcctctccttttcctttacCTCCTCTTAGTCCATCCCCGAGCATTAGACAACCCCTTGATACGCTTCGTGTACTTCCACAGATGTCTATACGCAGGACCCTGTCTCTTGGCTTCCCAACCGCGCGGCTTGACGGGCGGCTTCAAGCTGTGCACGCGCGTCGGCCTGAACTCGACGTCCGCGCCGGCAATGCCGTGGCGGGCCATGACACCGGCAGTGTTGTCGTCCCAGACGCTGCGGAACATGTTGAAGCCCACGGGGGTGAGGCTGAACTTGTCGCGGAAGGACTTGAGGGAGAAGCCGTCGCGGGAGGCGTACAgctccttgagcttggcaACGTCGAGCTTGGTGTCGGGCTTCTGCTCCAGAAGGTAGATGCCCAGGCGGTGGTAGGGGGCGCCCTTTTGAGAGGTGGGCGGCAGCCAGGGCACGGCGAGCTGGTCGTCGGCGCGGATCCTGCTCAGGGGGAGGGAGGTGTCGCTGGGGCTGAGCGAGATGTTGGCGGCGAGGAAGTGGCAGCGCTTGGAGAAGGCGTCCTTTTCAACGTCGGGCACGTCCGAGTCGAGCACGACAAGAGAGACGAGCCGCGGGCCCTTGTCGAAGACCTGGACGCGCAGGCGGGGCGGGTTCTCGCTGATGAGGGAGTCGACGATCTCGCCGGGGGGATCTTGGCCTGGCGGAAGTAGAGCTGGACGTCGGCGACGGGGTCGAGTTTGGGGAGGACGTCGGGGACGATGTTGAACTGCTTGATGCGTTGGGTGATGAGGCGGTAGTCGTAGGAGCGCCATTTGCGCTCGGCGTAGTGGCGATAGATGGGCTTGTTCATGTCTCCTAAAGGGTATGTAGTtagcatttcttcttcttcttgtattcttcttttctttcatgttTTCATAGAGGTGTAAAATGTTCTTTACCTAGACCGTCTTCAAAGCGCTTCTTGACCAGAGGATCGTTAATGTCCGCCTGGATCTTGAGCTGCTCAACATAGCGCCTCAAGCTGGCCAGCTTCGTATCCTTCATTGCCTGCCCGCCCTTGACCAGCGAtgcgtccttcttctccagcaacgaaatcttctccagctcctcctggaTCTTGGTCACCTTCTCCTGTCGGTCCGCCGCAAGAATGGCCCGTGCCTCTTGGAACGCCTGGTACGGCAGCTGCTCAAAGGGCAGGTTCGCAGTGGTGCGCATGGCGACTCTTCGTCTCCGGGATCCGATGGGCATCTTGCCCGCTTTGATCAGGTTGCTTTCGAATTCTGGCAAGACGCTGTTGGGATCGAGATCAAGAGGGCTGGGCTGtgccgctgctgaagaagaagtttgCTGTACTTCCTCGGTGGCAGCCGCAGCGCGGGCAGCACCCGCCGTGAAGGGCCGGATTGCGCATTGCTGGCGCAATTGCCGTGCCAATGGCCTCGCAACAGCCTGGCACCGCGACATGGTCGACGCTGTGTGTGTTGCTGTTATGCGGAAACAACAGAGCTTGTGAGTATAACAATCCCAATGTCTGGAACTgaggttggtggtggtggtggtggtgcaaaGTTGCGATTTAGCCCCGCTAAAATTTTCGGCGGCCGGAGGCGGAAAACGCCGCTGCGCTTTTGCTTGCACCACTATCGTTCTTTTTCGCTTCGCTcccaagagcagcagcagcagcggcacgaTTTGAGGAGCCGAACAGCCTGGATTTTCTGGGGAAATCTCGTCTTTAAAAATGGCTGGAAAGGGAATTGGGTGTCTCAGCGAGGCGCTGGGTGCGCTGAGGATATCTGCGCCCAAGGTATGTGTCTCTGCGTTGAGTTTTTTGCGATGGGGTCATTGGCTGACTTGCGGAATAGCTGGCGACAACGACAGGCTTCAGCAGACAGTTTACACGATCAATGGCTACCGAGGCACCGGCAAAAGACATCACGAGATCAGCGTCCAATGCGCAGTCCTTGATGCAGTCTTGGAACCCGAGTATGGCGACCTCACGAGACCTTCATGACAAGCTCCAGCTAACCCCTCCATGCAGTCTCAACCGTCCCCGTCACCATCCATAGCTTCCCGTCTCTCGAGCCACAGTCCCTCGAGCAGTGGTCCGTCCAGCATCTCTACCTCCCCCTCCGCCGCGATCTCCTCCACCTCGCCGTCGTCTACGAGGGCGACAACACCAGACAGGGCACCGCATCGTCCAAGACCCGCTGGGACGTACACGGCTCGCACC
This window encodes:
- a CDS encoding mitochondrial 54S ribosomal protein mL38 gives rise to the protein MSRCQAVARPLARQLRQQCAIRPFTAGAARAAAATEEVQQTSSSAAAQPSPLDLDPNSVLPEFESNLIKAGKMPIGSRRRRVAMRTTANLPFEQLPYQAFQEARAILAADRQEKVTKIQEELEKISLLEKKDASLVKGGQAMKDTKLASLRRYVEQLKIQADINDPLVKKRFEDGLGDMNKPIYRHYAERKWRSYDYRLITQRIKQFNIVPDVLPKLDPVADVQLYFRQAKIPPARSSTPSSARTRPACASRSSTRARGSSLLSCSTRTCPTLKRTPSPSAATSSPPTSRSAPATPPSP